From Pseudochaenichthys georgianus chromosome 11, fPseGeo1.2, whole genome shotgun sequence, a single genomic window includes:
- the mtdha gene encoding metadherin a translates to MAVDLRGFALEKAELISSRLKVLISWGQDNVRAQFGVDLGLKPEVYPTWVILSTAAVGLFLVLSLSWAAVCRGLFAGKKRGSPVPQGNGEPSKANLAKPEEPKKRNKKKTIEKNTHSNGQPVAVAQEEVKVVEVVSKQAPHIRTEKVYEVQAPVQVKKNKKKTKTIVQPVKHVSKTDGKETDDGAWETKVSNREKKQQRRKDPVSGDSGSPGGAEAPKSNAEALVATAPTNTKKNKGNHDSLHSKATGKGDTTTGAVTSSRREEPSVNGGGWTDMSVKIPRQMGAMDGPKWSATTTATQYRAPPKPQSWGQETQAWSSIDGRIKTDPNPVNFSMLGLNTTDSISNSMELQWARCPSVDDEWSGFNGIAAADPSSDWSAPAEHWGNYEQPPVMETPESPLKEQPAPNKVSEDEKDADDVAGGAAKSKKNKKKKKKSDEEAASGAQMVSTVPLVNTPNPQEPPVLTSKKQNPSISSSQKKAEQTAEPPKGSQKKKV, encoded by the exons ATGGCTGTGGACTTGCGAGGTTTTGCTTTGGAAAAAGCCGAGCTGATTTCCAGCCGCTTGAAAGTGCTGATTTCTTGGGGACAAGACAATGTCCGAGCTCAGTTCGGGGTAGATTTGGGTCTGAAGCCTGAAGTGTACCCGACTTGGGTCATCCTATCTACGGCCGCGGTGGGTCTGTTCCTGGTACTCTCACTGTCCTGGGCCGCCGTCTGTCGCGGTCTGTTTGCTGGGAAAAAGCGGGGATCCCCGGTTCCCCAAGGCAACGGTGAGCCGAGCAAGGCCAATTTGGCCAAACCAGAAGAACCGAAGAAGAGGAACAAAAAGAAAACGATTGAAAAG AACACTCACTCCAATGGACAACCAGTGGCTGTAGCACAAGAGGAAGTTAAAGTGGTCGAGGTTGTCTCCAAGCAAGCTCCTCATATCAGAACCGAGAAG GTGTATGAGGTACAAGCCCCGGTGCAGGTGaaaaagaacaagaagaaaaccAAGACAATTGTGCAACCTGTCAAGCATGTGTCTAAAACTGATGGGAAGGAAACTGATGATG GTGCATGGGAGACCAAAGTTAGTAACCGAGAGAAGAAACAGCAGCGCAGGAAGGACCCGGTCTCTGGGGACTCTGGTAGCCCAGGAGGAGCGGAGGCTCCCAAGAGCAACGCTGAGGCACTTGTGGCCACAGCACCTACCAACACCAAGAAAAACAAAGGAAACCACG ACTCCCTGCATTCAAAAGCCACTGGAAAGGGGGATACAACTACTGGAGCTG TGACGTCCAGCCGCAGAGAGGAGCCTTCAGTCAATGGAGGAGGTTGGACTGACATGTCTGTTAAGATCCCACGTCAGATGGGTGCTATGGACGGACCTAAGTGGAGTGCCACCACCACGGCAACACAGTACAGGGCCCCACCTAAGCCTCAGTCCTGGGGACAGGAGACACAAG CATGGAGTAGCATTGATGGCCGTATAAAGACTGACCCAAACCCTGTGAACTTCTCCATGCTGGGGCTAAACACCACAG ACTCAATATCAAACTCAATGGAGCTGCAGTGGGCGAGGTGCCCTAGTGTTGATGATGAATGGTCTGGATTCA aTGGGATAGCAGCTGCAGACCCCAGCTCTGACTGGAGTGCCCCGGCAGAGCACTGGGGAAACTATGAACAGCCCCCTGTGATGGAGACCCCAGAGTCTCCACTGAAGGAGCAGCCGGCACCCAACAAG GTATCCGAGGATGAGAAGGACGCTGATGATGTCGCCGGTGGAGCCGCCAAATCCAAGAAGaacaagaaaaagaagaagaaatcagaTGAGGAGGCTGCATCTGGGGCTCAG ATGGTGAGTACAGTTCCTTTGGTCAATACACCCAATCCCCAAGAGCCTCCTGTGCTGACGTCAAAGAAGCAGAACCCGAGCATATCCTCCTCTCAGA AGAAGGCTGAGCAGACTGCGGAACCTCCAAAGGGCTCCCAGAAGAAAAAAGTTTGA